In the Gossypium raimondii isolate GPD5lz chromosome 9, ASM2569854v1, whole genome shotgun sequence genome, one interval contains:
- the LOC105799168 gene encoding uncharacterized protein LOC105799168: protein MNNDDDKDPWLAPDKLYHFLFCFFLTLFFSALASLSRYHFLRSHSTRVGSILSLLAGAAKEAADQLGFFPSAGASARDALADLLGVLVAAMALSLWNRLHRSRPDSGHTRRVLPV, encoded by the coding sequence ATGAACAACGACGACGATAAAGATCCATGGTTAGCACCCGACAAACTCTACCATTTCCTCTTTTGCTTCTTTCTTACCCTCTTCTTCTCCGCTTTAGCTTCTCTATCCCGCTACCATTTTCTCCGTAGCCATTCTACTCGGGTCGGATCCATCCTCTCCCTCTTAGCTGGCGCTGCCAAAGAGGCTGCTGATCAACTCGGGTTTTTCCCCTCTGCTGGTGCTTCCGCCAGAGATGCCCTCGCGGATCTCCTCGGGGTTTTGGTAGCTGCAATGGCGCTTTCTTTGTGGAATAGGCTGCACCGATCCCGACCCGATTCGGGACACACCCGGCGGGTTTTGCCTGTTTGA